One Pseudomonas sp. MM213 genomic window, TCGGTCAGCAAGCCCGACGAAAAAGACACCAAGGGCGCGGCCGGCAAAAATGCGTCCGGCGGCAAAGAGGCCGAAGACAAGGCCGCCAGCCAACTGAAGGAATTCAGCGCGGCGGTGGTGTTTGTCATCGACTCGACGATTTCGATGGACCCGTACATCGACCGTACCCGCGAAGCTATTCGCAAGGTTTATCAGCAGATCGAATCGCAGAACCTCGGCAAGCAGGTCAAGTTCGGCATGGTGGCTTTCCGTTCCAATACCCAGGCGGTGCCGGGCCTGGAATACACCACCAAGATGTACGCCGACCCTACCAAGGTGAAAGACAGCGCCGACTTTTTCGCCAAGATCGCCGACCTCAAACAGGCCAAAGTGTCGAGCAGCAGCTTCGATGAGGATGCCTTTGCCGGCGTCATGGAGAGTATCGACAAGGTCGACTGGAGCCAATTCGGTGCGCGCTACGTGGTGTTGATCACCGACGCGGGCGCTATCGAAGGTGACGACAAACTGTCGAAGACCGGTTTGAGCGCTGCACAGGTGCGCATTGAAGCGGCCAACCCGGGCGTGGCGATTTACACCTTGCACTTGAAAACCCCGGCCGGGGTCAAGGATCACGCCAAGGCCGAGGCGCAGTACCAGAACCTGTCGACTTACCCAGGCACCAACACCTCGCTGTACTACCCGGTGAATGCGGGTGATGTGCAGGAGTTCGGGCGCAAGGTCGACGCACTGGCCACCGCGATCACTACACAGGTGAAAGCCGCCTACATGGGCGAAGACGCCATCGGCAGCGCGGCGAACGCCAAGCAGGACCCGGCCGAGAAGAAAATGCTCGAGGACGCCGCGCTGATCGGCCACGCCATGCAACTGGCCTATCTGGGCGAGAAGAACAACAGCAAGTCCCCGCCGGTGTTCAAGGCGTGGATCACCGACCGTGACCTGATCAAGCAGAACATCCCGACCACCGACGTGCGGGTGTTGCTGACCAAGTCCCAGCTCAGCGACTTGAGCGACGTGATGAAGAAGATTCTCGACGCTGCCAACGAAGGCCTGATTTCGCCGACGGAAATGTTCGACCGCCTGCGCTCGGTGGCCGCGACCATGGGCGCCGATCCGAACCAGCTCAAGCAGAACAACAACGCCAAACTGGCGGACATGGGCGTGCTCGGCGAGTACATCGAAGACCTGCCGTACCAGAGCGAAGTGCTGAACCTGGATGAAGAGACCTGGAAGAGCTGGGACGGTCTGGCGCAGGAGAAATTCATCCGTACGCTCAACACCAAACTGCGGCACTACCAGCGTTACAACGCTGACGTCGACCGTTGGGTGGCGTTGGCCAAGGACAGCGATGCGCGGGACAACGTGTACCCGGTGCCTCTGGAAATGATGCCTTAACGAGACGCCCATGCTCGATATCAGGAACCTGCTGGTGCGCCGTGGTGAAGGCGCGCTGGCCCATCACGTGCGCCTGCCGCACTTGCAGATCGGCGGCGGGGAAATCCTCGCCATCACCGGCGAGAGCGGCAGCGGCAAAAGCACATTGCTTGAGGCCATCGGCCTGCTGCTGGCACCGGTCGAGCTTGAGCGCTTTCGCTTGGGCGCAACGCAGGATCAGGACATCGCCCGACTGCTTGCCACGGATGATCAACCGGCTTTGGCGGCGGTGCGTTCGCGGCATCTGGGGTTCATTTTGCAAAGTGGCGGCCTGCTGCCGTTTCTGAGCGTGCGCGACAACATCAGCCTGCCGCGCCGTTTGCTCGGCATGTCGACACACAGCGCGCACATCGACCACGCGGTTGAGGTGTTGCGCCTGCAAGGACTGCTGGATAAAAAGCCGCAGGCGCTGTCGATCGGCGAACGCCAGCGCGTGGCCTGCGTTCGCGCCATTGCCCATGAACCGCTGCTGCTGTTGGCGGACGAACCGACCGCCGCGCTCGACCCGCACAGCGCCCGGCGCCTGTTTGAATTGCTGCTGAGCCTGGTGTCGAGCATGGGCCTGAGTGCGCTCGTGGTATCCCATGACTGGGCCTTGTTGAAGGATTTCGGCTTGCCGCGACTCGGCGCTATCAGCCGCCAGGGAGAGACTCTGTTTGAACCGATGGACTGACCGACTGCGCCTGCTGGGCACCCTGGCCCTGCAAGACCTGTGGCACGACCGCAAGGTGTCGCTGTGCATCGCTGCGTCATTGGTGGCGGTGATCGCGCCGTTGCTGCTGCTGTTCGGCCTCAAGCACGGGGTGGTCAGCCAGTTGCAGGACGAACTGCTGCGCGACCCGCGCAACCTTGAAGTGAAGATGCTCAGCAACGGCAACTACGACAGTGCCTGGATCGAGCGTCTGCGCCAGCGTCCCGAGACCGGTTTTGCCCTCGGCCAGACCCGTTCGCTCAACACCCAGGCGGATTTGCTGATCGGCATGCAACGCTTCGTCGAAGGCGCGGAAATCATCGCCACCGAACCCGGCGACCCGCAACTGAACCTGCCGGAACTCAACCCCACCGGCGATCAAGTGATCCTCAGTGCCCGCGCCGCGCAACGCTTGCAGGCCAAGGTCGGCGATCGCGTGCAACTGCGCGTGCTGCGTCGTCTGGAAGGCGTGAATGAGCGCGGCGAGATGTCGCTGAGCGTGCTGGCGATTCTCGATGGCGCCCGTTTCGGCCGCGCCGCCGGGTTTGTCGCCCCGCCGTTGCTGCTGGACCTGGAGCGCTTTCGCGATGGCTATCAGGTCAGTGCGTTCGGCATCACCACCGGCAAGCCTCTGGGTGATCTGCAACCGCTGTATGCCCGCGCTCGCGTGTATGCACACGACATCGACCAAGTGGCGCCGCTGGAGCGCTGGCTCAACGAACAACACATCGAGACGTCGAGCCGACTGGCCGACATCGACAACGTCAAAGCCATCAACCATGTGCTGGGGCTGATCTTCGGTGTTATTGCCCTGGCGGCATTGATTGGCTGTGTGGCGTCGATGGTCGGCGCGTTCCTGGCCAACATCGACCGCAAGCGCAAAAGCCTC contains:
- a CDS encoding ABC transporter permease is translated as MNRWTDRLRLLGTLALQDLWHDRKVSLCIAASLVAVIAPLLLLFGLKHGVVSQLQDELLRDPRNLEVKMLSNGNYDSAWIERLRQRPETGFALGQTRSLNTQADLLIGMQRFVEGAEIIATEPGDPQLNLPELNPTGDQVILSARAAQRLQAKVGDRVQLRVLRRLEGVNERGEMSLSVLAILDGARFGRAAGFVAPPLLLDLERFRDGYQVSAFGITTGKPLGDLQPLYARARVYAHDIDQVAPLERWLNEQHIETSSRLADIDNVKAINHVLGLIFGVIALAALIGCVASMVGAFLANIDRKRKSLAVLRLLGFKRTAVAGFVVVQALLLSLAGYLGGLGFYAVGSHLFDYLLGSSQATGTFVCHITLWHGLAALLLTFLVATLVAVIGAVRAISIQPAESLREL
- a CDS encoding ABC transporter ATP-binding protein, which gives rise to MLDIRNLLVRRGEGALAHHVRLPHLQIGGGEILAITGESGSGKSTLLEAIGLLLAPVELERFRLGATQDQDIARLLATDDQPALAAVRSRHLGFILQSGGLLPFLSVRDNISLPRRLLGMSTHSAHIDHAVEVLRLQGLLDKKPQALSIGERQRVACVRAIAHEPLLLLADEPTAALDPHSARRLFELLLSLVSSMGLSALVVSHDWALLKDFGLPRLGAISRQGETLFEPMD
- a CDS encoding vWA domain-containing protein: MRSPVSRFLLSSAALLALCISPLSQADDKPLIQAGKKTLFQRVLTTPGCKISPTAGGAAGEAQPVFSRFYVYERAQAANAEWLKVGPDSYGKTIGWLPASCTTDWKMQLTLAFTNPANRDRLLFFKERTTVEGILNAPDPVSKVAPLRATLKKGKQAPGVLAEEPEYFVDLQKQFYLLPVLSGEEVMTEAGFRTRLLNVASVSKPDEKDTKGAAGKNASGGKEAEDKAASQLKEFSAAVVFVIDSTISMDPYIDRTREAIRKVYQQIESQNLGKQVKFGMVAFRSNTQAVPGLEYTTKMYADPTKVKDSADFFAKIADLKQAKVSSSSFDEDAFAGVMESIDKVDWSQFGARYVVLITDAGAIEGDDKLSKTGLSAAQVRIEAANPGVAIYTLHLKTPAGVKDHAKAEAQYQNLSTYPGTNTSLYYPVNAGDVQEFGRKVDALATAITTQVKAAYMGEDAIGSAANAKQDPAEKKMLEDAALIGHAMQLAYLGEKNNSKSPPVFKAWITDRDLIKQNIPTTDVRVLLTKSQLSDLSDVMKKILDAANEGLISPTEMFDRLRSVAATMGADPNQLKQNNNAKLADMGVLGEYIEDLPYQSEVLNLDEETWKSWDGLAQEKFIRTLNTKLRHYQRYNADVDRWVALAKDSDARDNVYPVPLEMMP